Proteins encoded within one genomic window of Prauserella marina:
- a CDS encoding DEAD/DEAH box helicase → MSDTAQATAGFAAPEPHNDSTARPLRAWQRRALTKYLTRKPKDFLAVATPGAGKTVFGLRIAAELLSDRTIEAITIVTPTEHLKHQWAVSAAAAGIAIDSNFRNTSAVTSSDYQGVAVTYAQIAAHPNLHRVRTENRKTLVILDEIHHAGDAKSWGDAVFEAFTPAVRRLALTGTPFRSDDSPIPFVNYEPDADGAQRSKADHSYGYADALADGVVRPVVFLAYSGEASWRTSAGDEFTARLGEPLTAEQTARAWRTALDPGGEWVPSVLQAADTRLTQLRAAGIPDAGGLVIATDQDSARAYAKILARISGEQPVVVLSDDPKASARIGEFSDSGERWLVAVRMVSEGVDVPRLAVGVYATSASTPLFFAQAIGRFVRSRQSGETASVFLPSVPVLLELASELEAERDHVLGKPHREKDGWDDELLVAANRTEDEPGEEEKAFTSLGASAELDQVIYDGNSFGTAVFSGSEEEQEYLGLPGLLEPDQVRALLRKRQEEQLSDAKRRKPEAEQAKAPPRPRSVGERIQSLRKELNTLVGVYHHRTRKPHGAIHNELRRICGGPPTAMASMEQLEERIATLRSW, encoded by the coding sequence GTGTCGGATACGGCTCAGGCCACCGCGGGGTTCGCCGCACCGGAACCCCACAACGACTCCACCGCCCGCCCGCTGCGCGCGTGGCAGCGCCGCGCGCTGACGAAATACCTGACCCGCAAACCGAAGGACTTCCTCGCCGTCGCCACCCCCGGCGCGGGAAAGACGGTGTTCGGGCTGCGCATCGCCGCCGAGTTGTTGTCCGACAGGACCATCGAGGCCATCACGATCGTCACCCCCACCGAGCATCTCAAGCACCAGTGGGCCGTCTCCGCGGCAGCGGCTGGTATCGCGATCGACTCCAACTTCCGCAACACCTCGGCCGTCACCTCATCGGACTACCAGGGCGTCGCCGTCACTTACGCGCAGATCGCCGCCCATCCCAACCTGCACAGGGTGCGCACCGAGAACCGCAAGACGCTGGTGATCCTCGACGAGATCCACCACGCGGGCGACGCGAAGTCGTGGGGCGACGCGGTCTTCGAGGCGTTCACACCGGCCGTGCGCAGGCTCGCGCTGACGGGAACGCCGTTCCGCAGCGACGACTCGCCGATTCCCTTCGTCAACTACGAGCCCGACGCCGACGGCGCTCAGCGCAGCAAGGCCGACCATTCCTACGGGTACGCCGACGCGCTCGCCGACGGCGTCGTGCGGCCGGTGGTCTTCCTCGCGTACTCGGGTGAGGCGTCCTGGCGCACCAGCGCCGGTGACGAGTTCACGGCCAGGCTCGGCGAACCACTCACCGCGGAGCAGACCGCCCGAGCGTGGCGGACCGCGCTCGACCCCGGCGGCGAATGGGTGCCGTCGGTGCTCCAGGCGGCCGACACCCGGCTCACTCAGCTTCGTGCCGCGGGGATCCCTGACGCGGGCGGGCTCGTCATCGCCACCGACCAGGACTCGGCCCGTGCCTACGCCAAGATCCTCGCGAGGATTTCCGGCGAGCAACCGGTCGTCGTGCTCTCCGACGATCCGAAGGCATCGGCGAGAATCGGCGAGTTCTCCGATTCGGGGGAGCGCTGGCTCGTCGCCGTGCGGATGGTGTCGGAGGGCGTCGACGTGCCGAGGCTGGCCGTCGGCGTTTACGCCACGTCCGCGTCGACGCCGTTGTTCTTCGCGCAGGCCATCGGCCGGTTCGTGCGATCGCGGCAGTCAGGCGAGACGGCGAGTGTCTTCCTGCCGAGCGTCCCCGTGCTGCTGGAACTGGCCAGCGAACTGGAAGCCGAGCGCGACCACGTCCTCGGCAAGCCGCACAGGGAGAAGGACGGCTGGGACGACGAACTGCTCGTCGCCGCCAACCGCACCGAGGACGAGCCCGGCGAGGAAGAGAAGGCGTTCACCTCGCTCGGTGCTTCCGCCGAACTCGACCAGGTGATCTACGACGGCAACTCCTTCGGCACCGCCGTGTTCTCCGGCAGCGAGGAGGAGCAGGAATACCTCGGGCTGCCGGGACTGCTCGAACCGGATCAGGTGCGCGCGCTGCTGCGCAAGCGGCAGGAGGAGCAGCTCTCCGACGCGAAGCGGCGCAAGCCGGAAGCCGAGCAGGCCAAGGCGCCGCCGAGGCCGCGTTCGGTCGGCGAGCGGATCCAGTCGCTGCGCAAGGAACTGAACACTCTGGTCGGCGTTTATCACCACCGCACTCGCAAGCCACACGGCGCGATCCACAACGAGCTGCGGCGCATTTGCGGTGGCCCGCCAACGGCCATGGCCAGCATGGAGCAACTTGAGGAACGGATCGCCACCCTCCGCTCCTGGTAG